A stretch of the Bradyrhizobium arachidis genome encodes the following:
- a CDS encoding ABC transporter substrate-binding protein translates to MKHLKWTLALVASLAAGAARAEISDNVVRVGVLNDISGIFQDTNGMGSVEAARMAAEDFNGGGKGIKVEIVYADHQNKADVGNAIARKWLDVEGVDAIVDVPNSAVGLSINTLLRDSRMTFLASSTASSDLTGKACSPNTIQWVNDTWATGNTTAAAMVARGGKDWYFLTVDFALGKGIETEAQKYIEAHGGKVIGSSKHPLGTSDFASFLLQAQGSKAQVIGLANAGGDTINAVKQAAEFGVTQGGQKLVAFLLFINDVHGMGLKVAQGLQLMEAFYWDMNDDTRAFAKRFAARPGMNGKMPSGNQAGVYASTLAYLNAVAATGSDNAKDVVPEMKKFKGQDKLFGDTTIRQDGRVVHPMYLFEVKKPDEAKYPYDYYKLVSTIPADQAFRPLAEGGCSLVK, encoded by the coding sequence ATGAAGCATTTGAAGTGGACGCTTGCGCTGGTCGCGAGTCTTGCGGCGGGCGCGGCGAGGGCCGAGATCTCGGACAATGTCGTGCGCGTCGGCGTGCTCAACGACATCTCCGGCATCTTTCAGGACACCAACGGCATGGGCTCGGTCGAAGCCGCGCGCATGGCTGCGGAAGATTTCAACGGCGGCGGCAAAGGCATCAAGGTCGAGATCGTCTATGCCGATCACCAGAACAAGGCGGATGTCGGCAACGCCATTGCGCGCAAATGGCTCGACGTCGAAGGCGTCGATGCCATCGTCGACGTGCCGAACTCGGCGGTCGGCCTTTCCATCAACACGCTGTTGCGCGACAGCCGCATGACGTTCCTGGCGTCGTCGACCGCAAGCTCCGATCTCACCGGCAAGGCCTGCTCGCCCAACACCATCCAGTGGGTCAACGACACCTGGGCGACCGGCAACACCACGGCGGCCGCGATGGTCGCGCGCGGCGGCAAGGACTGGTATTTCCTCACGGTCGATTTCGCGCTCGGCAAGGGCATCGAGACCGAAGCGCAGAAATACATCGAGGCCCACGGCGGCAAGGTGATTGGCTCGTCAAAACATCCGCTCGGTACCTCCGACTTCGCTTCCTTCCTGTTGCAGGCGCAAGGCTCGAAGGCGCAGGTGATCGGCCTTGCCAATGCCGGCGGCGACACCATCAACGCCGTGAAGCAGGCCGCCGAATTTGGTGTCACGCAAGGCGGCCAGAAGCTCGTCGCCTTCCTGCTGTTCATCAACGACGTCCACGGCATGGGATTGAAGGTCGCGCAGGGCCTCCAGCTCATGGAGGCCTTCTACTGGGACATGAACGACGACACCCGCGCCTTCGCAAAGCGCTTTGCCGCGCGGCCCGGCATGAACGGCAAGATGCCGAGCGGCAACCAGGCCGGGGTCTACGCCTCCACGCTCGCTTATCTCAATGCCGTCGCCGCCACCGGCAGCGACAATGCCAAGGATGTCGTGCCGGAGATGAAGAAGTTCAAAGGACAGGACAAGCTGTTCGGCGACACAACCATCCGCCAGGACGGCCGCGTCGTGCATCCGATGTACCTGTTCGAGGTGAAGAAGCCGGACGAGGCGAAGTATCCGTATGATTATTACAAATTGGTCTCGACGATTCCGGCGGACCAGGCGTTCCGGCCCCTGGCGGAAGGTGGATGTTCGCTGGTGAAGTGA
- a CDS encoding slipin family protein — MEFVAAHPYLTIIVLTAIAYFLGSIRVVNQYERSVVFRLGKFNRTAGPGLYLVWPIIEWQTKLDLRTITANVEQQEGITRDNVPIKVDAVVWYRIVDPELAVIEVKAVSNAVVQVSLTTLRAVLGQHTLDEILKAQDTIADVMQKSIDATTEPWGVKVELVQMKSVEIPPSMQRALAQEAEALREKRARLIKAEAELDAAEQLRKAAEVIMQNPAGLELRRMQMITEVGAEQNTMTLVMMPSEFVSMARGIADVAKAVVAKG, encoded by the coding sequence ATGGAGTTTGTCGCCGCGCATCCATATTTAACGATCATCGTTCTTACGGCGATCGCGTATTTTCTCGGCAGCATCCGCGTCGTTAATCAATATGAACGCAGCGTCGTGTTCCGGCTCGGCAAGTTCAACCGCACCGCCGGTCCCGGCCTGTACCTCGTCTGGCCCATCATCGAATGGCAGACCAAGCTCGACCTGCGCACCATCACCGCCAATGTCGAGCAGCAGGAAGGCATCACGCGCGACAACGTGCCGATCAAGGTCGATGCCGTGGTCTGGTATCGCATCGTCGATCCCGAGCTCGCGGTGATCGAGGTCAAAGCCGTCTCCAACGCCGTCGTGCAGGTCTCATTGACGACGCTGCGCGCCGTGCTCGGCCAGCATACGCTGGACGAGATTTTGAAAGCGCAGGACACCATTGCCGACGTCATGCAGAAATCGATCGACGCGACCACCGAGCCCTGGGGCGTCAAGGTCGAGCTGGTGCAGATGAAGAGCGTCGAAATCCCGCCGAGCATGCAGCGCGCACTGGCGCAGGAAGCAGAAGCGCTGCGTGAAAAGCGCGCCCGCCTGATCAAGGCCGAGGCCGAGCTCGATGCCGCCGAGCAACTGCGAAAGGCCGCCGAGGTCATCATGCAGAATCCGGCCGGCCTGGAGCTGCGCCGCATGCAGATGATCACCGAGGTCGGCGCCGAGCAGAACACCATGACGCTGGTGATGATGCCGAGCGAGTTCGTATCGATGGCGCGCGGGATCGCGGATGTCGCGAAGGCGGTGGTGGCGAAGGGGTGA
- a CDS encoding 2Fe-2S iron-sulfur cluster-binding protein, translating into MPAITFIHSDGRSDRVDVSDGESAMQAATRQGLDGILAECGGNAMCATCHVYVDDGWLSRLPAMAGDEDALLDGAAAERRPASRLSCQIKVTPELDGLVLRLPERQV; encoded by the coding sequence ATGCCAGCCATTACTTTCATCCATTCCGACGGCAGGAGCGACCGCGTTGACGTCAGCGACGGCGAAAGCGCGATGCAGGCGGCGACCCGCCAGGGCCTCGATGGCATCCTGGCCGAATGCGGCGGCAACGCGATGTGCGCGACCTGCCATGTCTATGTCGACGACGGTTGGCTTTCACGCCTGCCTGCGATGGCCGGCGACGAGGACGCGCTGCTCGATGGCGCGGCCGCCGAACGGCGGCCGGCGAGCCGGCTGTCCTGCCAGATCAAGGTTACGCCCGAGCTCGACGGGCTCGTGCTGCGCCTGCCGGAACGGCAGGTCTGA
- a CDS encoding ABC transporter substrate-binding protein yields the protein MRTAFWLAGAAALALASPAVAGDTIKIGFVSTFSGPTAVIGNDMRNSFELALDHLGRKMGGKPVEVIYEDDQQKPDVGKQKTEKLIQSDKVDFIAGYIWSNVLLASLKPVIDSKTMLVVANAGPSQLAGELCSPYVFSTSWQNDQTPQAMGQYMNQKGIKNVFLIGPNYAAGKDMLAGVKSTFKGEIKGEEYTVWPSQLDFSAELSKARASGAEAIFVFYPGAAGVQFLNQYTQAGLKQQMPLYTAFTIDELSLPLQKENALGVPGAQQWVNDLPNEENKRYVADYRKKYTGLRPTFYGAQSYDAAQLINSAVVAVNGDTSKKDAMKAEMEKANFKSVRGSFKYGKNHIPIQDFYLQDVVKDAEGQLSLKTVATIVKDDQDRFHDKCPMK from the coding sequence ATGAGGACGGCATTCTGGCTGGCGGGCGCGGCTGCGCTCGCGCTGGCAAGCCCGGCGGTTGCCGGCGACACCATCAAGATCGGCTTCGTCTCGACCTTCAGCGGCCCGACCGCTGTGATCGGCAACGACATGCGCAATTCGTTCGAGCTCGCGCTCGACCATCTTGGACGCAAGATGGGCGGCAAGCCGGTCGAGGTGATCTACGAGGACGACCAGCAGAAGCCCGATGTCGGCAAGCAGAAAACCGAAAAACTGATCCAGTCCGACAAGGTCGATTTCATCGCCGGCTATATCTGGTCCAACGTGCTGCTGGCTTCATTGAAGCCGGTGATCGATTCGAAGACGATGCTGGTCGTCGCCAATGCCGGCCCGTCGCAGCTCGCCGGCGAGCTCTGCTCGCCCTATGTGTTCTCGACCTCCTGGCAGAATGACCAGACGCCGCAGGCCATGGGTCAGTACATGAACCAGAAGGGCATCAAGAACGTGTTCCTGATCGGGCCGAACTACGCGGCTGGCAAGGACATGCTTGCGGGTGTGAAGAGCACCTTCAAGGGCGAGATCAAGGGCGAGGAATATACGGTCTGGCCGAGCCAGCTCGATTTCTCCGCCGAGCTCTCCAAGGCCCGCGCGTCCGGTGCCGAAGCGATCTTCGTGTTCTATCCGGGCGCAGCCGGCGTTCAGTTCCTCAATCAATACACCCAGGCCGGTCTCAAGCAGCAGATGCCGCTCTACACGGCCTTCACCATCGACGAATTGTCGTTGCCGCTCCAGAAGGAGAACGCGCTCGGCGTCCCCGGGGCGCAGCAATGGGTGAACGATCTGCCGAACGAGGAAAACAAGCGCTACGTCGCCGACTATCGCAAGAAATACACCGGCCTGCGCCCCACCTTCTACGGCGCGCAGTCCTATGACGCCGCCCAGCTCATCAACAGCGCCGTGGTCGCCGTCAACGGCGATACCAGCAAGAAGGACGCGATGAAGGCCGAAATGGAGAAGGCCAACTTCAAGTCGGTGCGCGGTTCGTTCAAGTACGGCAAGAACCACATCCCGATCCAAGACTTCTATCTGCAGGACGTGGTGAAGGACGCGGAGGGCCAGCTCTCGCTCAAGACCGTCGCCACCATCGTCAAGGACGACCAGGATCGCTTCCACGACAAGTGCCCGATGAAGTGA
- a CDS encoding feruloyl-CoA synthase codes for MTMAAARGDASSLFATPKTVAEHRADGSIVLRSSEPLRGSARCIGDWLEHWARQSPDKIFLAERAGAEAAWTTVTYAQALQQVRSAAAWILAQGLSAQRPLVILSDNGVDHALFALAAQHAGVPSAAISPAYSLMSRDFDKLKSMIALLEPGAIYVTATKPFAAALAAIKSLHNAVIVSGNATDENALAFSAITATPESPDVAKAFAAVTSDTIAKFLFTSGSTGTPKAVINTQRMLTSSQQAKAQTWTFLEQASDDLVILDWLPWSHTFGANHNFNLVLRNGGSLYVDGGKPAPGLFATSLANLKSVMPTVYFNVPRGFDMLIAALRSDEELRRRFFGEVKFAFYAGAALPQNLWDALEELSVKTVGRALPMVSAWGSTETSPLATDCHFLAERSGNIGVPIPGTELKLVTSGDKLEVRVRGPNVTPGYWKAPELTKQAFDEEGFYLIGDAVKFADEKRPERGLFFDGRVAEDFKLNSGTWVSVGTLRVAGIAALAPLAQDIVVSGHGGDEVRFLVFPNIPACRAHAGLGESAGVGEVIGHDKVRSAIAEGLAKLKAQGSNSSGHATRALLLAEPPSVDGGEITDKGYINQRAVLTRRADAVARLNDDASAEWIGCS; via the coding sequence ATGACCATGGCCGCCGCACGCGGTGACGCATCCAGCCTGTTCGCAACGCCAAAAACCGTCGCAGAGCATCGCGCCGACGGCAGCATCGTGCTGCGTTCGAGCGAACCCTTGCGCGGCAGCGCGCGCTGCATCGGCGACTGGCTGGAGCATTGGGCGCGGCAGTCACCGGACAAGATTTTTCTCGCCGAGCGCGCCGGTGCCGAAGCGGCGTGGACGACGGTCACCTACGCGCAGGCGCTCCAGCAGGTGCGCTCCGCCGCTGCCTGGATTCTGGCGCAGGGGCTGAGCGCGCAGCGCCCGCTCGTCATCCTCTCCGACAACGGCGTCGATCACGCGCTGTTCGCGCTCGCCGCCCAGCATGCCGGCGTGCCCTCGGCCGCGATCTCGCCGGCCTATTCGCTGATGTCCAGGGATTTTGACAAGCTCAAGAGCATGATCGCGCTGCTCGAGCCCGGCGCGATCTACGTCACTGCGACAAAACCGTTTGCGGCGGCGCTGGCCGCAATCAAGTCGCTGCACAACGCGGTCATCGTCAGCGGCAATGCGACTGATGAGAATGCGCTGGCCTTCAGCGCCATCACCGCAACGCCTGAATCGCCCGATGTCGCAAAAGCCTTCGCCGCGGTGACATCAGATACGATCGCAAAATTCCTGTTCACCTCGGGGTCGACAGGCACGCCCAAGGCCGTGATCAATACCCAGCGCATGCTGACCTCGAGCCAGCAGGCCAAGGCGCAGACCTGGACCTTTTTGGAGCAGGCCAGCGACGATCTCGTGATCCTGGACTGGCTGCCCTGGAGCCACACCTTTGGCGCCAACCACAATTTCAACCTCGTGCTGCGCAACGGCGGCTCGCTCTATGTCGATGGCGGCAAGCCGGCACCGGGCCTGTTCGCGACATCGCTTGCGAACCTCAAAAGCGTGATGCCGACGGTCTATTTCAACGTGCCGCGCGGCTTTGACATGCTGATCGCGGCCTTGCGCAGCGACGAGGAACTGCGCCGTCGCTTCTTCGGCGAGGTCAAGTTCGCCTTCTATGCCGGCGCGGCGCTGCCGCAGAATCTGTGGGACGCGCTCGAAGAGCTCTCGGTGAAAACCGTCGGCCGCGCGCTGCCGATGGTCTCGGCCTGGGGCTCGACCGAAACCTCGCCGCTGGCGACCGACTGCCATTTCCTCGCCGAGCGTTCCGGCAATATCGGCGTGCCGATTCCCGGCACCGAGCTGAAGCTCGTGACGTCCGGCGACAAGCTGGAGGTGCGCGTGCGCGGTCCCAACGTCACGCCCGGCTATTGGAAGGCGCCCGAGCTGACGAAGCAGGCGTTTGACGAAGAGGGATTTTACCTGATCGGCGACGCCGTCAAATTCGCTGATGAAAAACGTCCCGAGCGCGGCCTGTTCTTCGACGGCCGCGTCGCCGAAGATTTCAAACTCAACTCGGGCACCTGGGTCAGCGTCGGCACGCTGCGCGTCGCCGGCATCGCAGCGCTCGCGCCACTGGCGCAGGACATCGTCGTGTCCGGCCATGGCGGCGATGAGGTGCGCTTTCTCGTGTTCCCCAACATCCCCGCCTGCCGCGCCCATGCCGGTCTCGGCGAGAGCGCCGGCGTCGGCGAGGTGATCGGCCACGACAAGGTCAGAAGCGCCATCGCGGAAGGGCTCGCAAAACTGAAAGCGCAAGGCAGCAACTCCTCCGGCCATGCCACGCGCGCTCTGCTGCTCGCCGAGCCGCCGTCGGTCGACGGCGGCGAGATCACCGACAAGGGCTACATCAACCAGCGCGCCGTGCTGACGCGCCGAGCGGACGCGGTGGCGCGGCTCAACGACGATGCCTCGGCGGAGTGGATCGGCTGTAGTTAG
- a CDS encoding NAD(P)/FAD-dependent oxidoreductase, whose translation MTANPHRVVIVGAGFGGLETTYRLAGSPVAITLIDRRNHHLFQPLLYQVATASLATSDIAWPVRYLMRDRPEVTTLFATVSGVDAERRAVQFEDGSEVPYDTLVLATGARHAYFGHDEWEKWAPGLKTLEDATTLRRHILVAFERAERETDPARRAARLTFVIVGAGPTGVELAGTIAEMAHHTLPGDFRNIDTRKARVVLIEAGPRVLAGFADDLSAYARESLEKIGVEVVLGQAVTEIDREGVVYGGQRLNAKTMIWAAGVRASPAAEWLGAPADRAGRVQVADDLTIPGYPEIFAIGDTVAINAWEGKPVPGIAPAAKQQGRHVAETIKARLRGTATGPFRYKHAGSLAQIGKRLAVIDFGRVKLRGTIAWWIWGIAHIYFLIGLRHRMAVALSWLWIYVRDQRAARLITQGSSKVVG comes from the coding sequence ATGACTGCGAATCCCCACCGCGTCGTTATCGTCGGAGCCGGTTTTGGCGGGCTGGAGACGACCTATCGGCTGGCAGGCAGCCCCGTCGCGATCACGCTGATCGACCGCCGCAACCATCATCTGTTTCAGCCGCTGCTCTACCAGGTAGCGACCGCTTCGCTTGCGACCAGCGATATCGCCTGGCCGGTCCGCTATCTCATGCGCGACCGCCCGGAAGTGACGACGCTGTTTGCGACCGTGAGCGGCGTCGACGCTGAAAGGCGCGCGGTGCAGTTCGAAGACGGCAGCGAAGTGCCCTACGACACGCTGGTGCTGGCGACCGGCGCGCGCCACGCCTATTTCGGCCATGACGAGTGGGAAAAGTGGGCGCCGGGCCTGAAGACGCTGGAGGACGCCACCACGCTGCGGCGTCATATCCTGGTGGCCTTCGAGCGCGCCGAGCGCGAAACCGATCCGGCACGGCGCGCGGCACGGCTCACCTTCGTCATCGTCGGCGCAGGTCCGACCGGCGTGGAACTGGCCGGCACCATCGCGGAGATGGCGCACCACACGCTGCCGGGCGACTTCCGCAACATCGACACGCGCAAGGCACGTGTCGTGCTGATCGAGGCGGGCCCGCGCGTGCTCGCGGGCTTTGCCGACGATCTCTCGGCTTATGCAAGAGAGTCGCTGGAAAAGATCGGCGTCGAGGTCGTGCTCGGCCAGGCCGTTACCGAGATCGATCGCGAAGGCGTGGTCTATGGCGGCCAGCGGCTGAATGCGAAGACCATGATCTGGGCCGCCGGCGTGCGCGCCTCACCCGCCGCGGAATGGCTGGGCGCGCCGGCCGACCGCGCCGGTCGCGTGCAGGTGGCCGACGATCTCACCATTCCCGGCTACCCTGAGATTTTTGCGATCGGCGACACCGTCGCGATCAACGCGTGGGAGGGCAAGCCGGTGCCCGGCATCGCGCCCGCGGCCAAGCAACAGGGGCGTCACGTCGCCGAGACCATCAAGGCGCGGCTGCGTGGGACTGCGACCGGGCCGTTCCGCTACAAGCATGCCGGGAGCCTCGCCCAGATCGGCAAGCGTCTCGCGGTGATCGACTTCGGACGTGTGAAGCTGCGCGGGACGATCGCGTGGTGGATCTGGGGCATCGCCCACATCTACTTCCTGATCGGCCTGCGCCATCGCATGGCGGTGGCGCTGAGCTGGCTCTGGATCTACGTCCGCGACCAGCGCGCCGCGCGGCTGATCACACAGGGGAGCAGCAAGGTGGTGGGATAA
- a CDS encoding MarR family winged helix-turn-helix transcriptional regulator, with protein MTASAPRRETPIPLARKRASDGKARPNDADGIGLDALVGHAGYAVRRFQIWIFQDFVRTLASVDIKPTQYSVMTVIGANPGLTQMAVANRLGIERARLVHLLDSLERRKLVKRIKSKSDRRSHALHLTAQGETSLTKFKRLAAEHERHVEEKIGRENREKLLEILAGFT; from the coding sequence GTGACAGCCAGCGCACCGCGAAGGGAAACGCCGATACCCCTGGCCCGCAAGCGGGCGAGCGACGGCAAGGCGCGCCCAAACGACGCGGACGGGATCGGCCTCGATGCGCTGGTCGGGCACGCCGGCTATGCGGTGCGGCGCTTCCAGATCTGGATCTTTCAGGATTTTGTCCGGACGCTCGCGTCAGTGGACATCAAGCCCACCCAGTATTCGGTCATGACCGTGATCGGCGCCAATCCGGGCCTGACCCAGATGGCGGTCGCCAACCGCCTCGGCATCGAGCGCGCACGGCTGGTGCATCTGCTCGACAGCCTTGAGCGCAGGAAACTGGTCAAGCGGATCAAGTCAAAGTCCGACCGCCGCTCCCATGCGCTGCATCTGACTGCGCAGGGCGAGACGTCGCTGACAAAATTCAAGCGGCTCGCGGCCGAGCACGAGCGGCATGTGGAGGAGAAGATCGGCCGGGAGAACCGGGAAAAACTGCTGGAGATTCTCGCGGGCTTCACCTGA
- a CDS encoding MarR family winged helix-turn-helix transcriptional regulator: MTPPSTKARHKQATAETGPMLDLDRYVPALITFIANKLSKSANAFYQPAFGVNVTEWRIIALLAIEPGIPAARICHVIGFDKGPVSRTLAAMEKRGLIAIRSDPKDGRTHSISLTAKGRVTHDKVIAAAFERERRLLSCLSKDEQEVLIGLLRRMHENLGAVTDSSYD; the protein is encoded by the coding sequence ATGACCCCGCCCTCGACCAAAGCCCGACACAAGCAAGCGACCGCCGAGACGGGGCCGATGCTCGACCTCGACCGCTACGTGCCGGCCTTGATCACCTTCATCGCCAACAAACTGTCCAAGAGCGCGAACGCGTTCTATCAACCCGCGTTCGGCGTCAACGTCACGGAATGGCGGATCATTGCGCTGCTGGCGATCGAGCCCGGCATTCCGGCCGCGCGCATCTGTCACGTCATCGGCTTCGACAAGGGACCGGTGAGCCGGACGCTGGCGGCCATGGAAAAGCGCGGGCTGATCGCGATCCGCAGCGATCCCAAGGACGGCCGTACCCACTCGATCTCGCTGACCGCGAAGGGCCGCGTCACCCATGACAAGGTGATCGCCGCCGCCTTCGAGCGCGAGCGGCGGCTGCTGTCGTGCCTGAGCAAGGACGAGCAGGAGGTGCTGATCGGCCTGCTGCGCCGGATGCACGAAAATCTCGGCGCGGTGACGGACAGCAGCTACGACTGA
- a CDS encoding tannase/feruloyl esterase family alpha/beta hydrolase — MRSGLVSAVALAALLGSTALARADGEACSPVTSASLAISGVEITGSKTQEAANGLPKHCIVTGLANRRTGADGKSYAIQFEVRLPAEWNGRFLHQVNGGNDGVVVPALGDKPDGFASGGTVPLARGFAVLSSDSGHSGSDPANKSLGLTAGAAFGLDPQARRDYGYAADMTLAPVGKTIIALHYGRKPDRSYMAGCSNGGRHAMVAASRMPENYDGFLVGNPGFDLPRAAIQHAWDVQAFLKADPDLRKSITKEDAQLVASRITEACDALDGVKDGLTANLAACQKAFDLKSLTCAPGQTNACLPEPKVDALKTSLAGPKNSKGEALYSDWPLDGGIGTGNWRAWKVESPVAPWNNYPIIATMGAASLNYIFSTPPVVVEGSNDKLIDALKAYDFDKDAPKIFAKDGTFTESAMDFMTPPDVDDPKLAGLQKTGGKMLIYHGQADPVFSANDTIRWYGRLDKNLQGGADGVARLFTIPGETHCGGGVALDKFDALTALTDWVEKGKAPERIIVSANPANKEVPATWSPNRTRPLCPYPSYAAYSGQGDSEDAANFVCKAP; from the coding sequence GTGAGGTCTGGCTTGGTATCGGCAGTCGCGCTGGCTGCTCTTTTGGGATCAACGGCATTGGCCCGCGCCGATGGCGAGGCCTGCTCGCCGGTCACATCAGCTTCGCTCGCCATCTCCGGCGTCGAGATCACGGGATCAAAGACGCAGGAAGCGGCGAACGGCCTGCCCAAGCATTGCATCGTGACGGGGCTCGCCAACCGGCGCACCGGTGCAGATGGAAAGTCCTACGCCATCCAGTTCGAGGTGCGATTGCCGGCGGAGTGGAACGGACGCTTCCTGCACCAGGTGAACGGCGGCAATGACGGTGTCGTCGTGCCTGCGCTGGGTGACAAGCCAGACGGCTTTGCCTCGGGCGGGACGGTGCCGCTGGCGCGCGGCTTTGCCGTGCTGTCGTCCGACAGCGGGCATTCCGGCTCCGATCCCGCGAACAAGTCGCTGGGCCTGACCGCGGGCGCAGCCTTCGGCCTCGATCCGCAGGCGCGGCGTGATTATGGCTACGCGGCCGACATGACGCTGGCGCCGGTCGGCAAGACCATCATCGCCCTGCATTACGGCCGCAAGCCTGATCGCTCCTACATGGCCGGCTGCTCGAACGGCGGACGCCATGCCATGGTCGCGGCCTCGCGCATGCCCGAGAACTATGATGGCTTCCTGGTCGGCAATCCCGGCTTCGACCTGCCGCGCGCGGCGATCCAGCATGCCTGGGACGTGCAGGCCTTTCTCAAGGCCGATCCCGATCTGCGCAAATCAATCACCAAGGAGGACGCGCAACTCGTCGCCTCCCGCATCACCGAGGCCTGCGACGCGCTCGACGGTGTCAAGGACGGCCTGACTGCGAATCTCGCTGCTTGTCAGAAGGCGTTCGACCTCAAGAGCCTGACCTGTGCACCCGGTCAGACCAATGCGTGCCTGCCTGAACCCAAGGTGGACGCGCTGAAGACGAGCCTGGCCGGGCCGAAGAATTCGAAGGGCGAGGCGCTCTATTCCGACTGGCCGCTCGACGGCGGCATCGGCACCGGCAACTGGCGCGCCTGGAAGGTCGAGAGCCCGGTCGCGCCCTGGAACAATTATCCGATCATCGCCACGATGGGCGCGGCGTCGCTGAACTACATCTTCTCGACGCCGCCTGTCGTCGTGGAAGGGAGCAACGACAAGCTGATCGATGCCCTGAAGGCGTATGATTTCGACAAGGACGCGCCAAAAATCTTCGCCAAGGATGGCACGTTCACGGAGTCGGCGATGGACTTCATGACGCCGCCTGACGTCGACGATCCCAAGCTTGCAGGGCTGCAAAAGACTGGCGGCAAGATGCTGATCTATCACGGCCAGGCCGATCCCGTGTTCTCGGCAAACGACACCATCCGCTGGTACGGCCGGCTGGACAAGAACCTGCAAGGAGGTGCAGACGGCGTCGCGCGCCTGTTCACGATTCCCGGCGAAACTCACTGCGGTGGCGGCGTGGCGCTCGACAAGTTCGACGCGCTGACCGCGCTGACCGACTGGGTGGAGAAGGGCAAGGCACCCGAGCGGATCATCGTCTCCGCCAATCCCGCAAACAAGGAAGTCCCGGCGACGTGGAGCCCCAACCGCACGCGGCCGCTGTGTCCGTATCCGAGTTACGCTGCCTATTCGGGGCAGGGCGACAGCGAGGACGCCGCGAATTTCGTCTGCAAGGCGCCGTAG
- a CDS encoding cytochrome P450 — protein MTASGSPASSAIPHLDVDPFAMEFFADPYPTHERLREAGPVVYLDKWNVYGVARYAEVHAVLNDPATFCSSRGVGLSDFKKETPWRPPSLILEADPPAHTRTRAVLAKVLSPTAMKQVRDRFAAAAEERVDALLDMKSFDAIADLAEAYPLSIFPDALGLKPEGREHLIPYASVVFNAFGPPNQLRQEAIERSAPHQAYVAAQCQRENLRHGGFGACIHARVDEGEITATEAPLLVRSLLSAGLDTTVNGIGAAIYCLARFPDQWQALRKDTTLARNAFEEAVRFESPVQTFFRTTTRDVELGGAKIGEGEKVLMFLAAANRDPRRWDKPDSYDITRRTSGHVGFGSGIHMCVGQLVARLEGEVMLSALARRIAKIEITGEPKRRFNNTLRGLDSLPVSITPA, from the coding sequence ATGACAGCATCCGGCTCACCGGCGTCGTCGGCCATCCCGCATCTCGACGTCGATCCTTTCGCGATGGAGTTTTTCGCCGATCCCTATCCCACGCATGAGCGGCTGCGGGAGGCGGGTCCCGTCGTCTATCTCGACAAATGGAACGTCTATGGCGTGGCGCGCTATGCCGAGGTCCATGCCGTGCTCAACGATCCCGCGACCTTCTGCTCCAGCCGAGGCGTCGGCCTCAGCGACTTCAAGAAGGAGACGCCCTGGCGGCCGCCGAGCCTGATCCTGGAAGCCGATCCGCCCGCGCACACCCGCACCCGCGCGGTGCTGGCAAAAGTGCTCTCGCCGACCGCGATGAAGCAGGTGCGTGACCGCTTTGCCGCGGCCGCCGAGGAACGGGTCGATGCGCTGCTCGACATGAAGAGCTTTGACGCAATCGCGGATCTCGCCGAAGCCTATCCGCTCTCGATCTTTCCCGATGCGCTCGGGCTGAAGCCGGAGGGACGTGAGCATCTCATTCCCTATGCCAGCGTCGTGTTCAACGCTTTCGGTCCGCCCAACCAGTTGCGCCAGGAGGCGATCGAGCGCTCGGCGCCGCACCAGGCCTATGTCGCCGCGCAATGCCAGCGCGAGAATCTCAGGCACGGTGGTTTTGGCGCCTGCATCCACGCCCGGGTCGACGAAGGTGAGATCACCGCGACCGAGGCGCCGCTGCTGGTGCGCTCGCTGCTCTCGGCCGGTCTCGACACCACCGTCAACGGCATCGGCGCCGCAATCTATTGCCTCGCGCGCTTTCCGGATCAGTGGCAGGCCCTGCGCAAGGATACGACGCTCGCGCGCAACGCCTTCGAGGAGGCTGTGCGCTTCGAAAGCCCGGTGCAGACCTTCTTCCGCACCACGACGCGTGACGTCGAACTCGGCGGCGCCAAAATCGGCGAGGGCGAAAAGGTGCTGATGTTCCTCGCCGCCGCCAACCGCGATCCGCGCCGCTGGGACAAGCCCGACAGCTACGACATCACCCGCCGCACCTCCGGGCATGTCGGCTTCGGCTCCGGCATCCACATGTGCGTCGGCCAGCTCGTCGCGCGCCTCGAAGGCGAGGTGATGCTCTCGGCGCTGGCGCGGCGCATCGCAAAAATCGAGATCACGGGCGAGCCAAAGCGCCGCTTCAACAACACACTGCGCGGGCTCGACAGCCTGCCGGTATCAATCACCCCGGCCTGA